Part of the Aciduliprofundum boonei T469 genome is shown below.
ATTACAACCTTACCCTTTTTGAGCCTTACTTGTGCCGTTTTACCAGGAAGTAAGAAGGTATGACATTTCTTGCAGTACATTCTCTTCATATCTCTTGGAATTCTAACATTGTATTTCTTTGATAAATTTACCATATGCTCAACATATCTTCTAGCAAGTTCTTCATCTCCTTCCAATGCCCTCTCTTGAGCTAAGGAGAATAGTATTTTTATTCTTTCTCTCGCAATCCTCTGTGCATATTTTTTCCTTTGATTCACGGGATCTCCACGCACACATTGTTTAAAAACTTTGCTCTTTACAGGCTCTCTTTTAATTTTATTAAATCGTATTAAATTTATAAATCCGTGCTACACTGCCTCTGATAGCAATTCTTACAAAAAAATATTTATACAAGAATGACAATACCTTTTATGGGGTGACTGAAAATGGTAGGAATAAGCGAATTGGCAAAAACCGTAGCAAAGAAAACTGGTGTAAGCCAGAAGCAGGCAAGAATGGTCATAAGGGCCTTTGTTGATGAGGTTATTGACCAGGTGAACAAGGGAAATAAGGTAAATCTTGTAGGATTTGGAATATTTGAGCGCCGTGTTCAGAAGGCAAGAAAGGCAAGAAATCCAAGAACAAAAGAAGTTATTAATGTCCCTGAGAAGAAGAAGTTTGTCTTCAGGGCATCAAGCAAGATCAAGTATCTCTAAATCCCTCTTACTTTATTTTTATTTTGGTGTATTTTGCATCCTTCATAT
Proteins encoded:
- a CDS encoding ribonuclease P protein component 4; translated protein: MNQRKKYAQRIARERIKILFSLAQERALEGDEELARRYVEHMVNLSKKYNVRIPRDMKRMYCKKCHTFLLPGKTAQVRLKKGKVVIKCLRCGAYKRYVYRK
- a CDS encoding HU family DNA-binding protein, with protein sequence MVGISELAKTVAKKTGVSQKQARMVIRAFVDEVIDQVNKGNKVNLVGFGIFERRVQKARKARNPRTKEVINVPEKKKFVFRASSKIKYL